In Lonchura striata isolate bLonStr1 chromosome 2, bLonStr1.mat, whole genome shotgun sequence, a single genomic region encodes these proteins:
- the LOC116184216 gene encoding cell surface glycoprotein CD200 receptor 1-B-like: protein MAQKWAVLAVLLFLLINLVEGIQNWSSKDTSVQLGQGQESYDFWNKRDPHISLTKLLLQVMLVLTVPQCIFISSYAAHKRVSVEAGHEVVLSCPNISKVPLLLVTWKRNCKSCYCLSYRRDQNETRRLNCSERITWKYSPVTDPALRIYPVNLGDEGIYTCEFANSEGNFHFLFSLIVIVPPMVTLTRDESRVAACQASAGKPAADISWIPASNHSSEEEFQHPNGTVTRVSYFGWTNSSFPSVTCQVTHAAMNQTLVIDLKYSSVLQTRTTSHRLLYILTGAVAGVVAVIGVPLCLIFRRRACCLPKRAQAPAEHFTTRAWEFPPSRARREAVKPPGSPENIYANYNPRSIYVFLGERRHN from the exons ATGGCTCAGAAATGGGCAGTTCTGGCTGTGCTCCTTTTCTTGCTAATCAATCTGGTTGAAG GAATCCAAAACTGGTCATCTAAAGACACATCTGTTCAGCTGGGACAAGGGCAGGAGAGCTATGATTTCTGGAATAAAAGGGATCCACATATATCTCTTACTAAACTTCTGCTCCAAGTGATGCTGGTTTTAACCGTGCCACAG tgtatttttatttcatcttatGCAGCTCACAAAAGGGTGAGTGTAGAGGCTGGCCATGAAGTTGTGCTGAGTTGCCCCAACATCTCCAAGGTGCCTTTGCTGCTGGTGACATGGAAGAGGAATTGCAAAAGTTGCTACTGCTTGTCCTATAGAAGGGATCAGAATGAGACAAGAAGGCTGAACTGCAGTGAGAGGATCACGTGGAAATATTCACCTGTCACTGACCCTGCACTTCGTATTTACCCTGTGAACCTTGGGGATGAGGGAATTTACACCTGTGAATTTGCCAACAGTGAAgggaattttcattttctcttttctctgattGTAATAG TCCCTCCTATGGTGACTCTGACCCGTGATGAGAGCAGGGTGGCTGCCTGCCAGGCATCTGCAGGAAAGCCAGCTGCTGACAtctcctggatccctgcaagCAATCACAGCTCTGAGGAAGAATTCCAGCACCCCAATGGAACAGTGACCAGAGTGAGCTACTTTGGCTGGACCAACAGCTCATTTCCTTCTGTCACCTGCCAGGTCACCCATGCAGCCATGAACCAGACTCTGGTCATTGACCTGAAAT ACTCCTCTGTCCTTCAAACCAGAACAACCTCCCATAGGCTTCTCTACATCCTGACAGGAGCAGTTGCAGGTGTCGTTGCTGTCATTGGTGTGCCTTTATGCTTGATTTTCAGGCGCAGAG CTTGCTGCTTACCTAAACGAGCACAGGCCCCAGCAGAACATTTTACA ACCAGAGCCTGGGAGTTCCCACCTTCACGTGCGAGAAGAGAAGCAGTCAAGCCTCCTGGCTCTCCGGAGAACATCTATGCGAATTACAACCCAAGATCTATTTATGTATTCTTAGGAGAGCGTAGGCACAACTAG